One Kitasatospora sp. MAP12-44 DNA segment encodes these proteins:
- a CDS encoding cob(I)yrinic acid a,c-diamide adenosyltransferase, with product MVNLTRIYTRTGDDGTTALGDMSRTTKTDPRLIAYADSNEANAAIGVAIAAGALPADVSAVLTRIQNDLFDVGADLATPVVEDPKYPPLRVLQSYVDRLEADCDHYLEQLEKLRSFILPGGTAGAAYLHLACTVVRRAERSTWAAIEVHGDSVNPLTAKYLNRLSDLLFILARAANKEQGDVLWVPGENR from the coding sequence ATGGTCAACCTCACCCGTATCTACACCCGTACCGGCGACGACGGCACCACCGCGCTCGGTGACATGAGCCGTACGACGAAGACCGATCCCCGGCTGATCGCCTATGCCGACAGTAACGAGGCCAATGCGGCGATCGGGGTCGCGATCGCGGCCGGTGCGCTGCCGGCGGATGTGTCGGCGGTGCTGACGCGGATTCAGAACGACCTCTTCGACGTCGGCGCGGACCTCGCCACCCCCGTGGTGGAGGACCCCAAGTACCCGCCGCTGCGGGTGCTGCAGAGCTACGTCGACCGGCTGGAAGCCGACTGCGACCACTACCTGGAGCAGCTGGAGAAGCTGCGCAGCTTCATCCTCCCGGGGGGCACCGCAGGGGCCGCGTACCTGCACCTGGCCTGCACCGTGGTGCGGCGGGCCGAGCGGTCCACCTGGGCGGCGATCGAGGTGCACGGGGACAGCGTCAACCCGCTGACCGCGAAGTACCTCAACCGGCTCTCGGACCTGCTGTTCATCCTGGCCCGCGCGGCCAACAAGGAGCAGGGCGACGTGCTCTGGGTGCCGGGCGAGAACCGCTGA
- a CDS encoding DUF6328 family protein, translated as MVNEPDPAPDPEPAPEPDPEARLVRHETPDERADRNLVELLQELRVIQTGVQIVFAFLLGVAFTSRFPELDDFQRDTYITTLLLTVLASAVLATPVAVHRALFHRGYKRRIVRVSSRLAVIGLVILAVALNGAVLLVTDVVLGHWPAVAVTAVTSAVFAVLWFVLPWTLQPD; from the coding sequence ATGGTGAACGAGCCCGATCCAGCGCCCGATCCCGAGCCGGCTCCCGAGCCGGATCCCGAGGCGCGGCTGGTGCGACACGAGACACCCGACGAGCGGGCCGACCGCAACCTGGTGGAACTGCTCCAGGAGCTGCGGGTGATCCAGACCGGGGTGCAGATCGTCTTCGCGTTCCTGCTGGGCGTGGCGTTCACCAGCCGCTTCCCGGAGTTGGACGACTTCCAGCGCGACACCTACATCACCACGCTGCTGCTCACCGTGCTGGCATCCGCCGTGCTGGCGACGCCGGTTGCGGTGCACCGCGCGCTCTTCCACCGCGGGTACAAGCGCCGGATCGTCCGCGTCTCCTCCCGCCTCGCGGTGATCGGCCTGGTGATCCTCGCCGTCGCGCTGAACGGCGCGGTGCTGCTGGTCACCGACGTCGTCCTCGGCCACTGGCCCGCCGTCGCGGTCACGGCGGTCACCTCGGCGGTCTTCGCCGTTCTGTGGTTCGTGCTGCCGTGGACGCTGCAGCCCGACTGA
- a CDS encoding 3-hydroxyacyl-CoA dehydrogenase family protein, translated as MSNVPTQTQAIAVIGAGLMGAGIAQVSAQAGHPVVLRDVTEQALQRGLDGIKASYEKFVSKGKLTADEATAALGRITTTTDLGAIAGADIVIEAVFEQLEVKEGVFRELDKLAKDGAVLASNTSAIPITRIAAATERPESVVGVHFFSPVPLMKLVELVRGYKTSDQALATARAFAEGVGKEVVVVNRDVAGFITTRLITALVVEAAKLYESGVASAEDIDTACRLGFGHPMGPLQTADLTGVDILLHAAHNIYAETKDEKFAAPEVMARMVTAGDLGRKSGRGFYPYA; from the coding sequence ATGAGCAACGTACCCACTCAGACTCAAGCGATCGCCGTGATCGGCGCCGGCCTCATGGGCGCGGGCATCGCGCAGGTGTCCGCGCAGGCCGGCCACCCGGTGGTGCTGCGGGACGTCACCGAGCAGGCGCTGCAGCGGGGTCTTGACGGCATCAAGGCGAGCTACGAGAAGTTCGTCTCCAAGGGCAAGTTGACGGCCGACGAGGCCACCGCGGCGCTGGGCCGGATCACCACCACCACGGACCTGGGCGCGATCGCCGGGGCCGACATCGTGATCGAGGCGGTCTTCGAGCAGCTGGAGGTCAAGGAGGGCGTCTTCCGCGAGCTGGACAAGCTCGCCAAGGACGGCGCGGTGCTGGCCAGCAACACCTCGGCCATCCCGATCACCCGGATCGCCGCCGCCACCGAGCGGCCGGAGAGCGTGGTGGGCGTGCACTTCTTCTCCCCGGTGCCGCTGATGAAGCTGGTCGAGCTGGTGCGCGGTTACAAGACCAGTGACCAGGCGCTGGCCACCGCCCGGGCGTTCGCCGAGGGTGTCGGCAAGGAGGTCGTGGTGGTCAACCGCGACGTGGCGGGCTTCATCACCACCCGTCTGATCACCGCGCTGGTGGTGGAGGCGGCCAAGCTGTACGAGTCGGGCGTGGCCAGCGCCGAGGACATCGACACCGCCTGCCGGCTGGGCTTCGGCCACCCCATGGGCCCGCTGCAGACCGCGGACCTGACCGGCGTCGACATCCTGCTGCACGCCGCGCACAACATCTACGCGGAGACCAAGGACGAGAAGTTCGCGGCTCCCGAGGTGATGGCCCGGATGGTGACCGCCGGAGACCTCGGTCGCAAGAGCGGCCGCGGCTTCTACCCGTACGCGTAG
- a CDS encoding STAS domain-containing protein — protein MRPCTGGHPAGHPGGHAVLAVEGRLDVRTAADARARLHQAVDGGAGDLVLDLGGLEFWDATGLGVIMGTHRRAGRLGRRLVLRSVPPQLQRLLVATRLHRILAVEGVVADPLGSTLAALAPAAVQSVAAPLH, from the coding sequence ATCCGGCCCTGCACGGGCGGACACCCGGCCGGACACCCCGGCGGCCACGCTGTCCTCGCGGTCGAGGGCCGGCTGGACGTGCGGACCGCCGCCGACGCGCGGGCCCGGCTGCACCAGGCCGTCGACGGCGGCGCCGGTGACCTGGTGCTGGACCTCGGCGGCCTGGAGTTCTGGGACGCCACCGGGCTCGGCGTGATCATGGGGACGCACCGGCGGGCCGGGCGGCTGGGACGGCGGCTGGTGCTGCGCTCCGTCCCGCCGCAGCTGCAGCGGCTGCTGGTGGCGACCCGGCTGCACCGGATCCTGGCGGTGGAGGGAGTGGTCGCCGATCCGCTCGGCTCGACCCTGGCCGCTCTCGCCCCCGCAGCGGTGCAGTCCGTGGCGGCTCCGTTGCACTGA
- a CDS encoding ATP-binding protein: protein MGQPSGDFSQENLRVRAGTLVSGRYLVTVGGPDGSDVQPCPSERWPASQLLAADAQRPGGRTALGPGPSPAVGPLALGAGPGDLPLLDRETEVAELLGKLAEGRSIRLVAEQGSGCSALLSAVVEGAGEIAPHGVIQLSGHRKTAADLLQDLFAATHKAPDYRPDRSQLPGLLARVGAVVVIDEVASDGAELEELLATAPECAFLICAAPGSGGVLPVGSRLEDHQVGGLSRTACLALTARLAGRPLDAAELAWAIDLWFESEGLPLRFVQAAALLRQRDIEVDALIAADEDRRSVFGDHAEAADEDDPNVDPAVREAELRAALPLPSLAESAAPARRLAEGLSEPAQAVLRLSLALGGECPTAPHLPALIQVDHGESALRELADRGLAETVGGHHRLTVGVLESLAADWPPLDSVHGAARHFSWWVGHGSVTPEQIAAEAEVVIGALEADRAAGRTDAVLRLARAAAPALALTLRWGAWRQVLELGASVARQTGQRRDEAWFQHELGVYWLCVAELEQAYTALQAARVLRNAPGEARGLAATHRLLALLQDEARPPAALEAETQLVRRPVIRVLAERSLRSARVPVSVLRGWSRRSVLIASGALLALGVLGTAVGLSVAGPDGPSGVQPGGNSDGTGLTGGAGLSGGTSGGLASPTAGLSSAPVAPSTSASTAASASPSASTARTTARRTTAPSDSASPTGAPTTDSPAPTTSSAPAPTHTTPPPVPTTTKASPPPPPSTTPPSTTPPPPTTPPPTSASSTS, encoded by the coding sequence GTGGGACAGCCATCCGGGGATTTCAGTCAGGAGAACCTGCGCGTACGGGCGGGCACGCTGGTCTCCGGGCGGTACCTGGTGACCGTCGGCGGCCCGGACGGGTCGGACGTCCAGCCGTGCCCGTCCGAACGGTGGCCCGCGTCCCAGCTGCTGGCGGCCGACGCGCAGCGCCCGGGCGGGCGCACCGCGCTGGGTCCGGGTCCGAGCCCGGCGGTCGGCCCGCTGGCGTTGGGTGCCGGACCGGGGGACCTGCCGCTGCTCGACCGTGAGACCGAGGTCGCCGAGTTGCTCGGCAAGCTCGCCGAGGGGCGCTCGATCCGGCTGGTCGCAGAGCAGGGCTCCGGTTGCAGTGCACTGCTCTCGGCAGTCGTCGAAGGGGCGGGCGAGATCGCGCCGCACGGCGTCATCCAGCTCAGCGGCCACCGCAAGACCGCCGCGGACCTGCTCCAGGATCTCTTCGCGGCCACCCACAAGGCCCCCGACTACCGACCCGACCGCAGCCAACTGCCCGGGCTGCTGGCCCGGGTGGGCGCCGTCGTGGTGATCGACGAGGTGGCGTCGGACGGGGCCGAGCTGGAGGAGCTGCTCGCCACCGCGCCGGAGTGCGCCTTCCTGATCTGCGCGGCGCCCGGCTCCGGCGGGGTGCTGCCGGTCGGCTCCCGCCTGGAGGACCACCAGGTCGGCGGCCTCTCCCGGACCGCCTGCCTGGCGCTCACCGCCCGGCTGGCCGGTCGGCCGCTGGACGCCGCCGAGCTCGCCTGGGCGATCGACCTCTGGTTCGAGTCGGAGGGCCTGCCGCTGCGCTTCGTCCAGGCGGCGGCGCTGCTGCGCCAGCGCGACATCGAGGTGGACGCGCTGATCGCCGCGGACGAGGACCGGCGCAGCGTCTTCGGCGACCACGCCGAGGCCGCCGACGAGGACGACCCGAACGTCGACCCGGCCGTCCGGGAGGCCGAGCTGCGAGCGGCCCTGCCGCTGCCCTCGCTGGCCGAGAGCGCCGCCCCGGCCCGCCGGTTGGCCGAGGGGCTCAGCGAGCCCGCACAGGCCGTCCTGAGGCTCTCACTGGCCCTCGGTGGCGAGTGTCCGACCGCCCCGCACCTGCCGGCCCTGATCCAGGTCGACCACGGCGAGAGCGCACTGCGCGAGCTGGCCGACCGCGGGCTCGCCGAGACCGTCGGCGGCCACCACCGGCTCACCGTCGGCGTGTTGGAGTCGCTGGCGGCGGACTGGCCGCCGCTGGACAGCGTGCACGGCGCGGCCCGGCACTTCTCCTGGTGGGTCGGCCACGGCTCGGTGACGCCTGAGCAGATCGCCGCCGAGGCCGAGGTGGTGATCGGTGCTCTGGAGGCCGACCGCGCCGCCGGCCGGACCGACGCGGTGCTCAGGCTGGCCCGGGCGGCGGCTCCCGCGCTCGCGCTGACGCTGCGCTGGGGCGCCTGGCGCCAGGTGCTCGAACTGGGCGCGAGCGTCGCGCGGCAGACCGGTCAGCGGCGCGACGAGGCGTGGTTCCAGCACGAGTTGGGGGTGTACTGGCTCTGCGTCGCGGAGCTGGAGCAGGCCTACACGGCCCTGCAGGCCGCCCGGGTCCTGCGCAACGCCCCGGGGGAGGCCCGGGGCCTCGCCGCCACCCACCGGCTGCTGGCACTCCTGCAGGACGAGGCGCGGCCGCCGGCCGCCCTGGAGGCCGAGACCCAGTTGGTGCGACGCCCCGTCATCCGGGTGCTGGCCGAGCGTTCGCTGCGCTCCGCGCGGGTGCCGGTGAGCGTGCTGCGCGGCTGGTCGCGGCGGAGCGTGCTGATCGCCTCGGGCGCTCTGCTGGCGCTCGGCGTGCTGGGCACCGCGGTGGGTCTGAGCGTCGCGGGCCCCGACGGCCCGAGCGGCGTCCAGCCGGGCGGGAACTCGGACGGCACCGGGCTGACCGGTGGCGCCGGGCTCAGCGGCGGCACCTCGGGCGGGCTCGCCTCGCCGACCGCCGGGCTCAGCTCGGCCCCCGTGGCCCCCTCGACGAGCGCCAGCACCGCCGCGAGCGCCAGCCCGAGCGCGAGCACCGCCCGGACGACCGCCCGGCGCACCACGGCGCCCAGCGACAGCGCCTCCCCGACGGGCGCGCCGACCACTGACTCGCCCGCCCCCACGACCAGCTCGGCACCGGCGCCGACCCACACCACGCCGCCGCCGGTGCCCACCACCACGAAGGCGAGCCCCCCGCCGCCGCCGAGCACCACGCCCCCGAGCACCACGCCCCCGCCGCCGACCACGCCGCCCCCGACCAGCGCCAGTTCGACGTCCTAG
- the nucS gene encoding endonuclease NucS yields the protein MRLVIARCSVDYAGRLSAHLPSATRLILVKADGSVSIHADDRAYKPLNWMSPPCTLKQADGTWTVVNKAGEKLIITLEEVLHDSSHELGIDPGLIKDGVEAHLQELLADRMEVLGTGWSLVRREYPTPIGPVDILCRDADGATVAVEIKRRGEIDGVEQLTRYLELLNRDPLLAPVKGVFAAQEIKPQARVLATDRGIGCLVLDYDELRGIDGDKLKLF from the coding sequence ATGCGTCTCGTCATCGCCCGTTGTTCAGTCGACTACGCCGGTCGGCTCTCCGCCCATCTGCCGTCCGCCACCAGGCTGATCCTGGTCAAGGCCGACGGCAGCGTCAGCATTCATGCCGACGACCGTGCCTACAAGCCGCTCAACTGGATGTCCCCGCCCTGCACGCTCAAGCAGGCCGACGGGACGTGGACCGTCGTCAACAAGGCCGGCGAGAAGCTGATCATCACGCTGGAGGAGGTGCTGCACGACTCCTCGCACGAGCTCGGGATCGACCCCGGGCTGATCAAGGACGGCGTCGAGGCGCACCTCCAGGAGCTGCTCGCCGACCGGATGGAGGTGCTGGGCACCGGCTGGTCGCTGGTCCGCCGCGAGTACCCCACCCCAATCGGCCCGGTGGACATCCTGTGCCGGGACGCCGACGGCGCCACGGTCGCGGTGGAGATCAAGCGCCGCGGCGAGATCGACGGCGTGGAGCAGCTCACCCGCTACCTCGAACTGCTCAACCGCGACCCGCTGCTCGCCCCGGTGAAGGGTGTCTTCGCCGCGCAGGAGATCAAGCCGCAGGCCCGCGTGCTGGCCACCGACCGGGGCATCGGCTGCCTGGTGCTGGACTACGACGAGCTGCGCGGCATCGACGGGGACAAGCTCAAGCTGTTCTAG
- a CDS encoding SCO5389 family protein — MSLDVSPALLEKAERGDVDEREFVDCVRTSLPYAWDLISSLVAQMGVDGTGFADNHVPPPSEQARGQLLRAMASDAIRGALQRHFGVRLAFQNCHRVAVFTAADESEERFRRFTSVRAQLLNQSAELRDC, encoded by the coding sequence ATGTCGCTCGACGTCTCACCGGCCCTATTGGAGAAGGCCGAGCGAGGCGACGTCGACGAGCGGGAGTTCGTCGACTGCGTCCGTACGTCCCTGCCCTATGCCTGGGACCTGATCAGTTCGCTGGTGGCCCAGATGGGGGTCGACGGCACCGGCTTCGCCGACAACCACGTCCCGCCGCCCAGCGAGCAGGCCCGCGGCCAGCTGCTGCGGGCGATGGCGAGTGACGCGATCCGGGGTGCGCTGCAGCGGCACTTCGGCGTCCGGCTGGCCTTCCAGAACTGCCACCGGGTGGCCGTCTTCACCGCCGCGGACGAATCCGAGGAGCGCTTCCGGCGCTTCACCTCCGTTCGCGCCCAACTGCTGAACCAGTCCGCGGAGCTGCGCGACTGTTGA
- a CDS encoding LLM class flavin-dependent oxidoreductase, with translation MRIGAFLLSAQFPGQSHADVLERTVDATLAAERAGLEAVWLAEHHFVPYGVCPNAATLAALLLGRTRRIRLGTAVSVLSTTHPVALGEQAALLHLTSGGRFTLGVGRGGPWIDLTVFGSGIAAFEEGFAERLDLLLRWLRDPRVRADGPQFSFPEVAVVPRAAEPARAPEHAELRDWLGLERERPAKPRFPRQRTELLPGAASAGPAGPPVVVACTSPASVRLAAERGLPMLLGMHSGDEDKLQMLTAYRAAWRACGRGEERLAQVEREHVAAGVGQVADRGPAARATLLRAMPDWFEYGLGAHRTVDGRERKMRDPYAYTELLCDLHAVGTPRQCADRLLATAERTGIRRFALLAEGSGDREATLHNIARLGAEVLPQLS, from the coding sequence ATCAGGATCGGCGCCTTCCTGCTCTCGGCGCAGTTCCCCGGCCAGAGCCACGCGGACGTGCTGGAGCGGACGGTGGACGCCACGCTGGCCGCCGAGCGGGCCGGCCTGGAGGCGGTCTGGCTGGCCGAGCACCACTTCGTCCCGTACGGCGTCTGCCCGAACGCCGCCACGCTGGCCGCGCTGCTGCTCGGCCGCACCCGGCGGATCCGGCTCGGCACGGCGGTCAGCGTGCTCTCCACCACCCACCCGGTGGCGCTCGGCGAGCAGGCCGCGCTGCTGCACCTGACCTCCGGCGGGCGGTTCACGCTGGGCGTCGGGCGCGGCGGGCCGTGGATCGACCTGACGGTCTTCGGCAGCGGGATCGCCGCCTTCGAGGAGGGCTTCGCCGAGCGCCTCGACCTGCTGCTGCGCTGGCTGCGCGACCCCCGGGTGCGGGCGGACGGGCCGCAGTTCAGCTTCCCCGAGGTCGCCGTGGTGCCCCGGGCGGCCGAGCCGGCCCGGGCCCCCGAGCACGCCGAACTGCGCGACTGGCTCGGCCTGGAGCGCGAACGGCCGGCCAAGCCCCGGTTCCCGCGCCAGCGCACCGAGCTGCTGCCCGGTGCCGCGTCGGCCGGACCGGCCGGACCGCCCGTGGTGGTCGCCTGCACCTCGCCGGCCAGCGTCCGGCTCGCCGCCGAGCGCGGCCTGCCGATGCTGCTCGGGATGCACTCGGGGGACGAGGACAAGCTGCAGATGCTCACCGCCTACCGGGCCGCCTGGCGCGCCTGCGGGCGCGGCGAGGAGCGGCTGGCGCAGGTCGAGCGCGAGCATGTGGCGGCCGGGGTCGGCCAGGTCGCCGATCGCGGGCCGGCCGCGCGGGCCACCCTGCTGCGGGCGATGCCCGACTGGTTCGAGTACGGGCTCGGCGCGCATCGCACGGTGGACGGCCGGGAGCGCAAGATGCGCGACCCGTACGCGTACACCGAACTGCTCTGCGACCTGCACGCGGTGGGCACCCCGCGGCAGTGCGCGGACCGGCTGCTGGCCACCGCCGAGCGCACCGGCATCCGGCGCTTCGCGCTGCTCGCCGAGGGCTCCGGCGACCGCGAGGCAACCCTGCACAACATCGCCAGGCTCGGCGCCGAGGTGCTGCCGCAGCTGTCGTGA
- a CDS encoding ATP/GTP-binding protein yields the protein MSPRRNRISSADRGADRGAEPPAPLGGSLRRTENYRGEEWVVQTVAGTAGRFYRCPGCDQEIPPGVGHVVAWPSYGAGVDDRRHWHRACWGARERRGSAIQRGRGAPRY from the coding sequence GTGTCTCCCCGTCGCAACCGGATCAGCAGCGCCGACCGGGGCGCCGATCGCGGCGCCGAGCCGCCGGCCCCGCTGGGCGGTTCGCTGCGGCGTACCGAGAACTACCGGGGCGAGGAGTGGGTGGTGCAGACGGTCGCCGGCACGGCCGGCCGTTTCTACCGCTGCCCCGGCTGCGACCAGGAGATCCCGCCGGGGGTCGGCCATGTGGTGGCCTGGCCGTCGTACGGCGCGGGCGTGGACGACCGGCGGCACTGGCACCGCGCCTGCTGGGGCGCCCGCGAGCGGCGCGGTTCGGCGATCCAGCGCGGCCGCGGGGCCCCGAGGTACTAG
- a CDS encoding ABC transporter permease — protein sequence MGSFPAILQSEWTKIRSVRSTVWTLLLAFVVTVGLGALISLLTKNNFADFTKNQTTPFDATTTSLAGIGLGEIAMIVFGVLAVGNEYSSGMIRVSLAAVPQRGTLLTAKSAVIGALALVVSLVTAFVTFFLGQALLGDHHTTLGAPNVLRAVFGAAVYLTMLCLFSAGVTAMLHNQTLALGVLVPFFFLLSPILSAVPKVKNVAHYFPDFAGRQMLTVFPTPSDPYGWLAGFFICGAWTLAALLGGAAVLKRRDA from the coding sequence ATGGGCTCCTTTCCCGCGATCCTGCAGTCCGAATGGACCAAGATCCGCAGCGTCCGCTCCACCGTCTGGACCCTGCTGCTCGCCTTCGTGGTGACGGTCGGCCTGGGCGCGCTGATCTCGCTGCTCACCAAGAACAACTTCGCGGACTTCACCAAGAACCAGACCACCCCCTTCGACGCCACCACGACCAGCCTGGCCGGCATCGGCCTCGGCGAGATCGCGATGATCGTCTTCGGCGTGCTGGCGGTCGGCAACGAGTACAGCAGCGGGATGATCCGGGTCTCGCTGGCCGCCGTACCGCAGCGCGGCACGCTGCTCACCGCCAAGTCCGCGGTGATCGGGGCGCTGGCGCTGGTGGTCTCGCTGGTGACGGCGTTCGTCACGTTCTTCCTCGGCCAGGCGCTGCTGGGCGACCACCACACCACGCTGGGCGCGCCGAACGTGCTGCGCGCGGTGTTCGGGGCGGCGGTCTACCTGACCATGCTCTGCCTGTTCTCCGCCGGGGTGACCGCGATGCTGCACAACCAGACGCTCGCGCTGGGCGTGCTGGTGCCGTTCTTCTTCCTGCTCTCGCCGATCCTCTCGGCGGTGCCGAAGGTGAAGAACGTCGCGCACTACTTCCCGGACTTCGCCGGACGGCAGATGCTGACGGTCTTCCCCACCCCCAGCGATCCGTACGGCTGGCTGGCCGGGTTCTTCATCTGCGGCGCCTGGACACTGGCGGCGCTGCTCGGCGGAGCCGCGGTGCTCAAGCGGCGCGACGCCTGA